The following proteins are encoded in a genomic region of Desulfosporosinus youngiae DSM 17734:
- the pylSn gene encoding pyrrolysine--tRNA(Pyl) ligase small subunit has translation MSQAALKEKKRYYRKNVDFCNLVEKIKLWPSRSGKLHGIKSLTRRGDMAEIVTHCNRRFIIYNSRHGRAARWMRNKWFISVCPICKVPEWKLQKYSSTVMNQHYGAHL, from the coding sequence GTGTCTCAAGCAGCCCTTAAAGAAAAGAAGCGGTATTATCGCAAAAATGTAGATTTCTGTAATTTAGTAGAGAAAATTAAACTATGGCCCTCTCGCAGCGGCAAATTGCATGGAATCAAGTCTTTGACTCGAAGAGGGGATATGGCGGAGATTGTAACCCACTGCAACCGGCGTTTTATTATCTATAATTCGAGGCACGGCCGAGCTGCCCGCTGGATGAGGAATAAATGGTTTATAAGTGTCTGTCCCATATGTAAGGTTCCGGAATGGAAGCTCCAGAAGTATTCATCGA
- the pylD gene encoding 3-methylornithyl-N6-L-lysine dehydrogenase PylD has translation MTRLKERDIDLIAQQIKEYNEELVRKTGHTLSEIAAHAIGMHYTDVPNPGPVAVLPMTCGQGVIGGFSETVAGILSFLGMSTFVPAFPDVKGFAETLERKAEIVFMADDDRFIAAHLKTGYCSDNSRATGKGYAAALDYLTGGLKDRSVLILGAGPVGRSAAVSVLGFGGKIAVYDKDSKVSEKLAQDILSQSGQYVHLEKDFDSAIKSHRAIVDACPEAEFITRDYLYSDTFISAPGVPLGVHSDALDQISSRLIHDPLQLGVATMLYELLNRIEAKRNLSNSI, from the coding sequence ATGACTCGCCTAAAGGAGAGGGACATCGATTTAATCGCACAGCAAATAAAAGAGTACAACGAAGAGTTGGTGAGAAAGACCGGTCATACACTTTCCGAAATCGCCGCGCATGCTATTGGTATGCACTATACAGACGTTCCTAATCCAGGGCCTGTTGCGGTGTTGCCCATGACCTGCGGACAGGGAGTGATCGGCGGGTTTTCTGAAACTGTCGCAGGGATATTAAGTTTCCTTGGAATGAGTACCTTTGTTCCTGCCTTCCCGGATGTTAAAGGTTTTGCTGAAACCTTGGAGCGTAAGGCAGAAATCGTCTTTATGGCTGATGATGACCGCTTTATCGCAGCGCACCTGAAGACAGGGTATTGCTCAGATAATAGCCGGGCAACCGGGAAGGGATATGCAGCAGCTCTCGATTACTTGACAGGAGGGCTTAAGGACCGGAGTGTGCTGATATTGGGCGCGGGTCCGGTGGGACGCTCTGCAGCCGTTTCTGTTCTCGGCTTCGGAGGAAAAATCGCTGTTTATGACAAGGACTCAAAAGTCAGTGAAAAACTGGCTCAGGACATTTTAAGTCAGAGCGGACAATATGTTCACCTTGAGAAGGACTTTGATTCGGCTATAAAAAGTCATCGGGCAATCGTGGATGCATGCCCCGAAGCGGAGTTTATAACCCGGGACTATCTTTATTCTGATACTTTTATTTCAGCCCCGGGAGTACCCTTAGGTGTCCATTCCGATGCCCTAGACCAAATCTCCTCACGTTTGATTCATGATCCGCTTCAATTGGGAGTAGCGACTATGCTTTATGAGCTTTTAAATCGAATAGAGGCTAAAAGGAACTTATCGAATTCTATATAG